One window of Corynebacterium sp. P3-F1 genomic DNA carries:
- a CDS encoding acyl-CoA carboxylase subunit epsilon → MSQPLFTVVKGNPTEAELAALTQVLTDLQQEAKARTSGGHRNLWGRPTPRDHGPVLFNPSAFNSQTLF, encoded by the coding sequence ATGTCCCAGCCCCTGTTCACCGTTGTCAAAGGCAACCCCACCGAAGCAGAACTCGCCGCGCTGACCCAGGTCCTCACCGACCTGCAGCAGGAGGCGAAGGCGCGCACCTCCGGCGGCCACCGCAACCTCTGGGGCCGCCCCACCCCGCGCGACCACGGCCCCGTTCTGTTCAACCCCTCCGCGTTCAACTCGCAGACCCTGTTCTAG
- a CDS encoding aromatic amino acid transport family protein, with the protein MSTASGTPTPNTSSDSTVSPADTTGDLPELHSEEHLEQAREEFEMGHLSDADREYIEEQAGSNDVPDGSVMSWALTLFGTAVGAGILFLPLDAGTFGFWPLLAATLFIGPLVFFSHRTYARIVSGSPIPGMDVLQVVTALTGRTRGFITALVYWLAVYPTVLIYGVSITNTIDSFIANQFGGPEISRWVLAPICVGILTGAFAFGQKATLAMANFLVYPLIVALAGVSFYLIPRWDVQSFMSYESDTPIWQSLLLILPVLVFSFSHMAALSQFVLDVQKKHDGDVAKTEKDVTTIELIAAAALVLFTMFFVWSCAFALGADGLDAAAEQNIPVLSHLANETGTPLMAWLSPIVAICAIASSYFGHMMGTEEGTTYLLRVAAPNFAQRVSENTLRWVINVFVFVTGTLIAVFNPSIMTLISVVGGVFVAFLVYIVPTLLFRKATAYKHYANRPDTIFVGVMGVLIVGVTIWDMVR; encoded by the coding sequence ATGTCCACTGCCTCCGGCACACCCACCCCGAATACGTCCTCAGACAGCACAGTCAGCCCGGCAGACACCACTGGTGATCTGCCGGAGCTGCACAGCGAGGAGCACCTCGAGCAGGCCCGCGAAGAATTCGAGATGGGCCATCTCTCGGACGCCGACCGGGAGTACATCGAGGAGCAGGCGGGGAGCAACGATGTCCCCGACGGCTCGGTGATGTCCTGGGCGCTGACGCTGTTCGGCACCGCCGTCGGCGCGGGCATCCTATTCCTGCCGCTGGACGCCGGCACATTCGGGTTCTGGCCGTTGCTCGCCGCCACCTTGTTCATCGGCCCGCTGGTGTTCTTCTCCCACCGCACGTACGCGCGTATCGTCTCCGGCTCGCCGATCCCGGGAATGGACGTGCTGCAGGTGGTCACGGCGCTGACGGGGCGCACGCGGGGATTCATCACCGCCCTGGTGTACTGGCTGGCTGTGTACCCCACGGTGCTAATTTACGGCGTGTCCATCACCAACACCATCGACAGCTTCATCGCCAACCAGTTCGGCGGCCCAGAGATCAGCCGGTGGGTGCTGGCACCGATCTGCGTGGGCATTCTCACCGGCGCATTCGCGTTCGGGCAGAAGGCGACGCTGGCGATGGCCAATTTTCTCGTCTACCCGCTGATCGTGGCGCTGGCGGGTGTGTCGTTCTACCTCATTCCGCGCTGGGACGTGCAGAGCTTCATGTCGTACGAGTCGGACACCCCGATCTGGCAGTCGCTGCTGCTGATCCTGCCGGTCCTGGTCTTCTCCTTCAGCCACATGGCGGCGCTCTCGCAGTTCGTTCTGGACGTGCAGAAGAAGCATGACGGCGATGTGGCGAAGACGGAGAAGGACGTGACCACGATCGAGCTGATCGCCGCGGCAGCGCTGGTGCTGTTCACCATGTTCTTCGTCTGGTCGTGCGCGTTCGCACTCGGTGCGGACGGCCTGGACGCCGCCGCGGAGCAGAATATCCCGGTGCTGTCCCATCTGGCTAATGAGACAGGCACGCCGCTCATGGCATGGTTGAGCCCCATCGTGGCCATCTGCGCGATCGCCTCCTCCTATTTCGGCCACATGATGGGCACGGAGGAAGGCACGACCTACCTGCTGCGCGTCGCCGCACCGAATTTCGCTCAGCGCGTTAGCGAGAACACCTTGCGCTGGGTGATCAACGTCTTCGTCTTTGTCACCGGCACGCTCATCGCGGTGTTCAACCCGTCGATCATGACGCTGATCTCCGTCGTCGGCGGCGTCTTCGTCGCGTTCCTCGTGTACATCGTGCCCACGCTGCTCTTCCGCAAAGCCACCGCGTACAAGCACTACGCCAACCGCCCCGACACCATTTTCGTGGGCGTCATGGGCGTCCTCATCGTCGGCGTGACTATCTGGGACATGGTGCGGTGA
- a CDS encoding esterase-like activity of phytase family protein — MSLSSSRRPVRAAIAVATSLSLTVAGVPAVANAGAPAQPRNVAITSRDDVVRVLEGAWTGSNNPADLLRQEFNVNGVKVTGAAALAGALGALAAFGAVSAVVINAIVNAVTGNAGKGLSSGSGPSEPSKSAPAPGEQAHAQAEYINRFDFTAVRPDKTMGGFSGIDQVKPGEYLVISDDKNEHGPIRAYRFTSPDLKTFTPVGEIHFTRPDGSPYTDYIDAEEIRVLPNGNLLWTTEGKAKWGDVVPPQIIESTADGKEIRRINPPAYHVPDGRKKRGVHDNNGPEAMALLADGHTIVTVEENALAQDGHKNDDKHSSLNRVTFYDLESGTPTKEYVVRVNAGRGAVSLLADEEDNLYLLERGFFKNLGKNGENKAEIYKLDLTGADDVLGTEALAGSEHTVAKQLVFDFSTVKRHPDNVEGIAWGPRDADGRRPLVAVTDDNFSDKQATLFHTLLLP; from the coding sequence ATGTCGCTTTCCTCGTCCCGCCGCCCGGTGCGCGCCGCGATCGCCGTCGCCACTTCTCTCTCGCTCACTGTTGCTGGCGTGCCGGCCGTGGCAAACGCGGGTGCGCCGGCGCAGCCGAGAAATGTTGCTATCACCTCCCGGGATGACGTCGTGCGTGTCCTCGAGGGCGCGTGGACCGGCTCGAACAATCCGGCGGATCTGCTGCGCCAGGAGTTCAACGTCAACGGAGTGAAGGTCACGGGCGCGGCTGCGCTGGCGGGCGCGCTGGGTGCCTTGGCGGCGTTCGGCGCAGTTAGCGCGGTGGTGATCAACGCCATCGTTAACGCGGTGACCGGCAATGCCGGTAAGGGGCTGTCAAGCGGGTCGGGCCCTTCGGAGCCGTCGAAAAGCGCCCCTGCCCCCGGCGAGCAGGCACACGCGCAGGCCGAGTACATCAACCGCTTCGACTTCACCGCAGTGCGCCCTGATAAGACGATGGGCGGATTCAGCGGCATCGACCAGGTGAAACCGGGCGAGTACCTGGTCATCTCCGATGACAAGAACGAGCACGGCCCGATCCGCGCATACCGCTTCACCTCCCCCGACCTGAAGACCTTCACGCCCGTCGGTGAGATTCACTTCACACGGCCCGACGGCTCCCCCTACACCGACTACATCGACGCCGAGGAGATCCGCGTCCTCCCCAACGGCAACCTTCTGTGGACCACGGAAGGCAAAGCCAAGTGGGGTGACGTCGTCCCGCCGCAGATCATCGAGTCCACCGCCGACGGCAAGGAGATCCGGCGCATCAACCCGCCCGCCTACCACGTCCCCGACGGGCGAAAGAAGCGCGGCGTCCACGACAACAACGGCCCCGAGGCGATGGCATTGCTTGCCGACGGCCACACCATCGTCACCGTCGAAGAAAACGCGCTGGCACAAGACGGCCACAAGAACGACGACAAGCACTCCTCGCTCAACCGCGTCACCTTCTACGACCTTGAATCCGGCACGCCGACAAAAGAGTACGTCGTCCGCGTCAACGCCGGACGCGGCGCAGTGTCGCTGCTTGCCGACGAAGAAGACAACCTCTACCTCCTCGAACGCGGCTTCTTCAAGAACTTGGGCAAAAACGGTGAGAACAAGGCGGAGATCTACAAACTCGATCTCACCGGCGCTGACGATGTCTTGGGCACCGAAGCTCTCGCCGGCTCCGAGCACACCGTGGCAAAGCAGCTCGTCTTCGACTTCAGCACCGTCAAACGCCACCCCGACAACGTCGAAGGCATCGCGTGGGGTCCGCGTGACGCAGACGGCCGCCGCCCGCTTGTCGCCGTGACCGACGACAACTTCAGCGACAAGCAGGCGACGCTGTTCCACACCCTGCTTCTTCCCTAA
- a CDS encoding acyl-CoA carboxylase subunit beta: MTDKKPDLTTTAGKIEDLRNRLAESREPMGSEATRAAGEAGISTARQRVEALLDNDSFVETDALARHRVEEHGMGRTKPATDGVITGYGLIDGRRVAVYSHDSSIFDGQIGEVYAEKILKIYDLAIKTGVPVIAIHDSTGGRLQEGVVTAAMSARILRKATEASGVVPQISVVAGEVASLAALLVPVSDITVMVKGATMHLTSVSAVTKVTRRVATAKSLGSSDVHSKVTGIAQLIAPTDLEAMSTVRDLVAFLPENNRAASPINESSTKPETSDLDTFIPNSDAESYDVREIITRVTDKGLTELSRGYADNIVTGFAHISGRAVGIVANQPSVLAGCIDHAAAQKAARFIRVCDSFNIPIVEFVDSPGFFPSEEEEHLASAKYGASLAFAYAEAQVGKITVITRRAIGPSYVTMGSKDLGADIVLAWPTAQIALADAATAAELLSVDADEYARTNLTPYVATERGLVDVVIEPSQTRTQILEALRLLERKVVYALPKKHGNIPL, encoded by the coding sequence ATGACCGACAAGAAGCCCGATTTGACCACGACCGCCGGCAAAATCGAGGACCTGCGCAACAGGCTCGCTGAATCGCGCGAGCCGATGGGCAGCGAGGCGACCCGGGCGGCGGGCGAAGCAGGGATCTCCACCGCACGCCAGCGCGTCGAGGCACTGTTGGACAACGACAGCTTCGTGGAAACGGACGCGCTCGCACGCCACCGCGTCGAAGAGCACGGCATGGGGCGCACCAAGCCAGCGACCGACGGCGTCATCACAGGCTACGGGCTTATCGACGGCCGACGCGTCGCCGTCTACTCCCACGACTCCTCCATTTTCGACGGTCAGATCGGTGAGGTGTACGCCGAGAAGATCCTGAAGATCTACGACTTGGCCATCAAGACCGGTGTCCCCGTGATTGCCATCCACGATTCCACCGGCGGACGCCTGCAGGAAGGCGTAGTCACCGCCGCGATGTCCGCGCGGATCCTGCGTAAGGCCACCGAAGCATCCGGCGTGGTGCCGCAGATCTCGGTTGTGGCCGGCGAAGTCGCGTCGCTGGCGGCGCTGCTCGTCCCCGTCAGCGACATCACCGTCATGGTGAAGGGCGCTACGATGCACCTGACATCCGTCAGCGCCGTGACCAAGGTAACCCGCCGCGTGGCCACCGCGAAATCGCTGGGCAGCTCTGACGTGCACTCTAAGGTCACCGGCATCGCGCAGCTGATCGCCCCGACCGACCTGGAGGCAATGTCGACGGTGCGCGACCTCGTCGCCTTCCTGCCGGAGAACAACCGCGCGGCCTCCCCCATCAACGAGAGCTCCACCAAGCCGGAGACCAGCGACCTGGACACCTTCATCCCCAACTCGGATGCGGAGTCCTACGACGTCCGCGAGATCATCACCCGCGTCACCGACAAGGGGCTCACCGAGCTCAGCCGCGGTTACGCCGACAACATCGTCACCGGCTTCGCGCACATTTCCGGCCGCGCCGTGGGCATTGTGGCCAACCAGCCGAGCGTTCTTGCCGGCTGCATCGACCACGCCGCCGCGCAAAAGGCCGCGCGCTTCATCCGCGTGTGCGATTCCTTCAACATTCCGATCGTCGAGTTCGTCGACTCCCCCGGCTTCTTCCCCTCCGAGGAGGAAGAGCACCTGGCCTCCGCCAAGTACGGGGCCTCCCTCGCCTTCGCCTACGCCGAGGCGCAGGTGGGCAAGATCACCGTGATCACCCGCCGCGCCATCGGCCCGTCCTACGTGACCATGGGCTCCAAGGACTTGGGCGCCGACATCGTGCTCGCGTGGCCGACCGCGCAGATCGCGCTCGCGGACGCCGCCACCGCCGCCGAGCTCCTCTCCGTCGACGCCGACGAGTATGCCCGCACCAACCTCACCCCGTACGTTGCCACCGAGCGCGGGCTTGTCGACGTTGTGATTGAGCCCTCCCAGACCCGCACCCAGATCCTCGAGGCCCTGCGCCTGCTGGAGCGCAAAGTGGTCTACGCCCTGCCGAAGAAGCACGGCAACATCCCACTGTAA